A region from the Kineothrix sp. IPX-CK genome encodes:
- a CDS encoding MerR family transcriptional regulator produces the protein MKKYTTIELARIYHIHPNTIRLYERLNYISIPQRADNNYRIFTELHILQIKICRCIFGYPFTNKNIRNAGNEVMWASAKQEWNIGRRNAERYIGIIEQEIKIAHRTAIILNQWANTVNQQKNSDNKNYLSRKEVADRYSVTVEAVRNWERNRLIFSVKKGEKGEQLYSRTDLDRISIIYMLIQAGFSVAAIQRSLTMYENGHPNEIVTALNNPKYEELVSVGDRWIHELERLNKAAQTIPSIFDELATL, from the coding sequence ATGAAAAAGTATACAACAATTGAATTAGCTCGGATATATCATATTCACCCAAACACCATACGCCTCTACGAACGCCTGAATTATATATCTATACCTCAAAGAGCAGATAATAATTATCGAATTTTTACAGAATTACACATATTGCAGATTAAAATATGCCGTTGTATTTTTGGTTATCCCTTTACGAATAAAAATATACGGAATGCTGGAAATGAGGTTATGTGGGCATCAGCAAAACAAGAGTGGAATATTGGTAGGCGAAATGCAGAACGATATATCGGAATTATCGAACAGGAAATTAAAATTGCGCACAGAACAGCTATTATATTAAATCAATGGGCAAATACGGTAAATCAGCAAAAAAATTCAGATAATAAAAACTACCTGTCACGCAAAGAAGTAGCTGACCGTTATTCCGTTACGGTGGAAGCAGTGCGAAATTGGGAGCGAAACAGGCTCATTTTTTCTGTTAAAAAGGGCGAAAAGGGTGAGCAACTTTATTCCAGGACTGATTTAGATAGAATAAGCATAATATATATGTTGATACAAGCTGGCTTTAGCGTTGCCGCAATACAGCGAAGTCTTACTATGTATGAGAATGGACATCCAAATGAAATTGTAACTGCTTTAAACAATCCCAAATATGAGGAGCTTGTTTCTGTTGGTGACCGATGGATTCATGAATTAGAACGCTTAAACAAAGCGGCACAAACGATACCTTCAATTTTTGACGAATTAGCAACTTTATAA